CCATCAGAATATTAAACATCTTATCCGCATAAGATGCATCTTCCATCGAAACTTTTAACAATGTTCTCACTTCTGGATCAAGGGTAGTTTCCCAAAGCTGTTCTGGATTCATTTCTCCTAGCCCTTTGTAACGTTGAATTGTGTATTTTCTTCCATCTTTTTCCAAAACTTTTGTCACTTGCTTTAGCTGGTCATCTGAATAGGCATATCTAATCGCCTTTCCAGCCTGAATTTTGTATAAAGGCGGCTGTGCAATATAAATATAGCCTTCGTTAATTAATTCCCTTAAATGTCTGTAAAAGAATGTCAGCATTAATGTCCTAATGTGAGCCCCGTCAACATCGGCATCTGTCATAATTACGATTTTATGGTATCTCAATTTCTTTATATCCATATCATCCCCAAATCCAGCTCCGAAGGCTGTAATCATCGCACGAATTTCTGCATTTTCCAGAGCCTTGTGCACTCCTGATTTTTCCACATTTAATATTTTTCCACGAAGCGGCAATATTGCCTGAAATCTTCTATCTCTTCCCTGTTTTGCAGAACCTCCTGCCGAGTTTCCTTCGACTATGAAAATTTCTGACTCAGCTGGATCTTTTGAGGAGCAGTCTGCCAGTTTTCCAGGCAGTGATCCAACTTCCAGCGTATTTTTTCTAAGTACAAGTTCTCTTGCCTTTTTCGCAGCTTCTCTTGCTCTTTTAGACATTACCATTTTTTCAATGATTTTTTCAGCTGCCTTTGGATGATCCTCCAAATAAAATTTTAAATTTCCTCCAACAATATTTGATACAATTCCTGTTACTTCACTGTTTCCAAGTTTTGTCTTTGTTTGCCCTTCAAATTGCGGCTCAGGTATTTTTACGCTTATTACGCAGACTAGCCCTTCCCTTACATCTGTTCCTTGAAATGTTCCATTTTTATCCTTAATCAGGTTCATCTGCTTTGCAACATCATTAATAGTTCTTGTAAGCGCTGTTCTAAAACCGCTGACATGAGTTCCGCCTTCATGTGTATTTATATTATTTACAAATGAATAGACATTTTCCCTTTGAGAAGTCGTATAATTCATAGCGATTTCCACTTCCACAAATTTTGCGCTTCGGTGTTTTTTCACAGTATTTCCGTTTTCATCCACAGTTTCCACTTCTTTAGCTTCCTCAATCTGCATTTTATCAGCCATGTAAATCACATCATCAATAATTTTTTCATCATCAATAATTTCATTTAAAAAGTCCTTTATTCCACCTTCAAACAAAAATTCTTCAGTTTTTATATCATCAGCATTTCTTTCATCAGCCAGCTCAATTTTTAAGTCCTTATTCAAATATGCCAATTCCTTCAAACGTGATTCCAGCACAGAATAATCATAAACTGTTGTTTCAAAAATTTCATCATCAGCCTTAAATCTAATTACAGTTCCATGTTCATTCTCGTCAGCTGTGCCTATTTCCTCCACAGGCGTTGCTGGCACACCCCGCCTATATGTCTGTCGAAAAACTTTTCCATCACGCGTGACGGTCGCCTCAAGCCACTCTGACAAGGCATTTACAACAGATACTCCAACTCCATGAAGTCCACCTGACACTTTGTAGTTGTCGTTGTCAAATTTTCCACCAGCATGCAATACTGTAAGTACAACTTCCAATGTTGATTTTCCTGTTTTATGCATTCCCACAGGAATTCCACGTCCATTATCAGTTACTTCGATTATATTTCCTTCCAATATTTTCACAGTAATCTTATCACAAACTCCAGCAAGCGCCTCATCCACACTGTTATCCACAATTTCCCACACAAGATGATGAAGCCCACGTGACGAAGTCGACCCAATATACATTCCAGGACGCTTCCTAACCGCTTCCAGCCCTTCCAGAACTGTAATAGCTTCTGCTCCATAATTATTAGCCATTATTTACTCCCTCCATTTTATACCAAACTTTATATCTTCTCTTATTTCAAATTACTCTAAACTTTTCTTATGAAAAGCAAAAATAGCATCTATCCGTTGCAATAACAAAGCAATTTTAAACTTTTTGCCAAATAATGACATGATTCAAAATTCACAAAAATTTATTGTTCAAACAAGAAATCGCCTTATTTCCCAACACAAAAATTCCCAAATACGTGATCTAAAATATCCTCAGATGATATTTCCCCAGTAATTTCCGAAAGTGAATCTAATGCTTCCTTTAAATCCACAGAAATCAAATCCATAGGAAGCCCCATATCTATCGTTTCAAAAATATTTTTTATCGCATCCTTTGTCTTTTCAAGTGCTGTTTTATGACGAATATTTGTAATTATCAATTTTTCTGATGAGTTTTCCACATCTTCTTCCACAATATACGAATAAATTTTTTCCTGCATATCTTCAATTCCAATATTGTCCTTTGCTGATATTTCAACAATATTTTCCAGATTATGTCCTTCAAGATTAATTTTTTTATTTAAATCAATCTTATTCAATAATACTATAACTTTCTTTTTATTTTCTTTAATCTGATTTATAACTTCTATATCTTCATTTTCAAGCCCCTTTGAAGCATCCAGCACAAGCAGCACCAAATCAGCCTTCCCAATAAACTGCTTAGACTTTTCCACACCAATATTTTCCACAATGTCATCAGTTTTTCTGATTCCAGCCGTATCCACCAGAACTAATGGAACTCCCTTTATATTAATTATTTCCTCAATAACATCCCGTGTTGTCCCTGCAACATGTGTTACAATCGCTCTTTCCTCGTGAAGCAGAGCATTCAGCAATGTAGATTTTCCCACATTAGGTTTTCCCACAATAACCGTTTTTATTCCCTCTTTTATTTTTTTCCCCGTATCATAAGAATCAATCAGACGATTTGCCTCTTCATAGACTTTTTCCAAATTATTTCTCAATTCAGCCGGCAATGGATCGTCAATCCCTTCCTCAGGATAATCCAGCACAACATTCACATGAGCCGTAATATCAAGCAATGCCTTTTTAAACTGGTTCACTTTATCTCGTAAATCCCCTCTTAACTGATCCAGCGATAAAGACACGCTTTTTTCCGTCTTCCCTTGAATTATATCCATAACCGCCTCAGCCTGCGATAAATCTATTCGCCCATTCATAAATGCCCTTTTTGTAAATTCACCGCTTTCAGCATGTCTTGCCCCATTTCTCAACACAAGCTCAAGCACCTTTTCTGAAACAAGTGTTCCACCATGGCAATTTATTTCCACAATATCTTCACAAGTGTAGCTTTTTGGAGCTTTTAGCCTAACAGCCATCACTTCATCTACTGTTTTTTCACCATCCTTGATAAATCCGTAATTTAATTTATAAAAACCCAAATCAGCATTTGGGTTCTTTTTAACAAATATTTTGTCCAGTATTTCAAATGATTTATCTCCAGATATTCTTATTATGGCAATTCCACCTTCACCTTTTGGAGTGGAAATAGCCGCAATTGTATCAAATAACATCTTAAACCTCTATTTCTAAAATCATTTTTCTAATTTTTTTCATCCAGCTTTTTAATAATCAAATATCTTTTTGGATCTTCTCCTACACTTTCAGTTTTCAATCCCTTCATAAATGAAATTTCTTCATGAATGATTCTACGTTCGTGTGAGGCCATAGGATTTAATTTTATCGCATTCCCAGTCGATAAAACAGCTTTCCCTTTCTTTCTAGCCAAATCCCTTAATGAATGTTCACGTTTTTCCTTATAGTTGTTAGAATCAACAGAAATTTTTAAATGCTTAAATTTTTTAGTTGTGCTTATCAGATATTCCAAACTGTTCAAGGCACTCCCCTTTTCTCCAATTAAAAATCTCATATCCTTTCCATCAAGAACAACTAAATATTTTCCATTATTTTCCTTCTTAACATTCACAATTTTCACATCCAGCCTTACACTCACAATAAATTCCTTAAAAAAACCTCTAATCTTATCTATATTCGTATCAGAGTAGTTTTCTTGACTAGTTTTTCCATTATTTTCAAAATTTTCATTTTTATAGTTCTTCTTGGTATTGCTATTTCGATTATTTTCCTTTTGTAAATCATAATTTCTTGTTTCTTTTTTTACAATTTTATTTTCGCTTTGCACTTTTGATTCTTGTGTTTTTATTTCACTATTAGCCTTTAACTCAGACTTTTTAACAATTTCAATTTCATATTCACCTTTTATATTTACAAATAATATTTTTTTAGGATACTTTAAAACTTTTACCTGATAAGTTTCATCTTCCTTCAATGTCAAGGAACGGCTTATCATATTTTTAAGTTCTTCCTCATTTTGAGCTTTTAATATTATCTTTTCCA
The DNA window shown above is from Leptotrichia wadei and carries:
- a CDS encoding protein jag → MEKIILKAQNEEELKNMISRSLTLKEDETYQVKVLKYPKKILFVNIKGEYEIEIVKKSELKANSEIKTQESKVQSENKIVKKETRNYDLQKENNRNSNTKKNYKNENFENNGKTSQENYSDTNIDKIRGFFKEFIVSVRLDVKIVNVKKENNGKYLVVLDGKDMRFLIGEKGSALNSLEYLISTTKKFKHLKISVDSNNYKEKREHSLRDLARKKGKAVLSTGNAIKLNPMASHERRIIHEEISFMKGLKTESVGEDPKRYLIIKKLDEKN
- the mnmE gene encoding tRNA uridine-5-carboxymethylaminomethyl(34) synthesis GTPase MnmE, yielding MLFDTIAAISTPKGEGGIAIIRISGDKSFEILDKIFVKKNPNADLGFYKLNYGFIKDGEKTVDEVMAVRLKAPKSYTCEDIVEINCHGGTLVSEKVLELVLRNGARHAESGEFTKRAFMNGRIDLSQAEAVMDIIQGKTEKSVSLSLDQLRGDLRDKVNQFKKALLDITAHVNVVLDYPEEGIDDPLPAELRNNLEKVYEEANRLIDSYDTGKKIKEGIKTVIVGKPNVGKSTLLNALLHEERAIVTHVAGTTRDVIEEIINIKGVPLVLVDTAGIRKTDDIVENIGVEKSKQFIGKADLVLLVLDASKGLENEDIEVINQIKENKKKVIVLLNKIDLNKKINLEGHNLENIVEISAKDNIGIEDMQEKIYSYIVEEDVENSSEKLIITNIRHKTALEKTKDAIKNIFETIDMGLPMDLISVDLKEALDSLSEITGEISSEDILDHVFGNFCVGK
- the gyrB gene encoding DNA topoisomerase (ATP-hydrolyzing) subunit B, which gives rise to MANNYGAEAITVLEGLEAVRKRPGMYIGSTSSRGLHHLVWEIVDNSVDEALAGVCDKITVKILEGNIIEVTDNGRGIPVGMHKTGKSTLEVVLTVLHAGGKFDNDNYKVSGGLHGVGVSVVNALSEWLEATVTRDGKVFRQTYRRGVPATPVEEIGTADENEHGTVIRFKADDEIFETTVYDYSVLESRLKELAYLNKDLKIELADERNADDIKTEEFLFEGGIKDFLNEIIDDEKIIDDVIYMADKMQIEEAKEVETVDENGNTVKKHRSAKFVEVEIAMNYTTSQRENVYSFVNNINTHEGGTHVSGFRTALTRTINDVAKQMNLIKDKNGTFQGTDVREGLVCVISVKIPEPQFEGQTKTKLGNSEVTGIVSNIVGGNLKFYLEDHPKAAEKIIEKMVMSKRAREAAKKARELVLRKNTLEVGSLPGKLADCSSKDPAESEIFIVEGNSAGGSAKQGRDRRFQAILPLRGKILNVEKSGVHKALENAEIRAMITAFGAGFGDDMDIKKLRYHKIVIMTDADVDGAHIRTLMLTFFYRHLRELINEGYIYIAQPPLYKIQAGKAIRYAYSDDQLKQVTKVLEKDGRKYTIQRYKGLGEMNPEQLWETTLDPEVRTLLKVSMEDASYADKMFNILMGDKVEPRRKFIEDNANYVRNLDI